DNA from Chryseomicrobium sp. FSL W7-1435:
GGAATCAGCTGGAAGATTATTTTACCTATTGTAGGCTCAGTTGCAGCTTTAGGTGGCTCTTTGATTTGGATGGCGTTAAACATGCAAGATTTTATCGTCAACACTTTGGGCTTTAGTCCTTATCAACTAGCCCGCATTTATTCCTGGTTAGATCCTTATTCTTACGCATCCAATGAAGGTCTTCATTTAATTAGTTCTTTGAATGCGATTGGCTCGGGAGAAATTTTCGGTAAAGGGTACGGCGGACGTGAAGTCTACGTTCCGGAAAACCATACAGACTTTATCTTTGCAGTAATCGGTGAAGAATACGGATTCATCGGGGCCAGCTTGGTCATCGTTTTGTACTTCGTACTGATCTATCATTTAACAAAAATTACGTTGCAGTTAAAAGATCCATTCAGCACCTACGTGGCGGCTGGAATTATCGCGATGATCACGTTCCACGTGTTCGAGAACATCGGGATGACGATTCAGCTATTACCGATTACAGGGATTCCGCTTCCTTTCATCAGTTACGGGGGGAGTTCGTTGATGGGGAATATGCTCGCACTGGGCTTAATCTTCAGTATGAAGTTCCATCACAAGACTTATATGTTTGGGAATCAAGATGACGATTAATTTAGATGTGGAGAACGCTTGCCCAGAAATCGCGTGAAAATCAGGCGCACCAAATGAGACGCTTTTTGTCTCAGTTGGGGTGAATGATTTTTGCGTGAATTTCTAGCGTTCGCAACTTGATTCCAATTAGATGTGGAGAACGCTTGTCCAGAAATCGCGTGAAAATTAGCACTCCATTCGAGGTAAGATTCACCTCGAACGGGGTGCTTTTGTGATTACGACATTAATTTTATTTATTAGTACACTAATTACTTTTATTAAGACATTAATTTGTTTGATTAGAACATTAATTTTTTTCATTAGTACATTCCTGATGTTATGGAAACTATTTTTACTTCAAACGTCCATCTTACACTCCCTGCTCACATTGTTGATTTATAAAATGAGCAATAAAAAAAGCCCCTCACAATAAGGAGCAATTAACCATGCTGTGGCTTCGGCGCAGCTGGTGATGCTAAAGCTTTGAGCATTTCGAGGCGGGACTTTGTTTTGGTTACTTTGACGCCTAATTTCGCAAGATTACTCATTAGGTTTTTTACATCCATTTCTGTAGCCAATAATACCTCACCCTTTCCGAAAATTTAAAAACCGTTCGTCGTCTTTATTCCATATTAGTATACCACTTAAAATCGGTTTTAAATCTTTCAATTTTGTTACAATCGTAGAAAGTTTGTAAATGCTTTGATTTGCTAAGGAGATGTTTTTCTTTACTTACCCATGCAGGGTATTCTATAATGGCACTAATCCACACATGAGGTGATTTTATGGAAAATCTTCAACCTGCACCAACCATGCGAAAATCACATCATTCCGAAGATATAAAACGTAATTTGACCGTTCGCCTTAACCGAATTGAAGGTCAGATTCGTGGGATTAAAGGAATGATTGAACGCGACACATACTGTGATGACATCATCACACAAATTTCTGCAACTCAAGCTGCCTTGAATAGTGTGGCCAATATTTTGCTTGAGGGTCATTTGAAAAGTTGTGTGCGTAATAAAATGCTGGCGGGTGACGAAGAAATTCTAGATGAATTACTCGTAACTGTACAGAAACTGACCAAGAAATAAGGAGGACTTCTCATGATCCAACCCATTAAATTACACGTTGAAGGTATGACTTGTGGTCACTGTGTGAAAGCCGTACATGACCGCGTGAAATCTCTAGCAGCAGTTGACGAAGTAGACGTACACCTTGAAACTGGTGAAGTCGATATCGAGTTTGATCCAGAAGCAATTGAAATCCGTGAAATTATTGCAGCTATCGAAGACGAAGGCTACAAAGTAAAAACATTTTAATGATAGATAAATAACTGCTGGACAAGCAGTTATTTTTTCACAAAAATATATACCCCTATATAGTATAAAGGAGGGTTGTCACCAATGAAAACAACAGAAATCCCAATCACAGGAATGACTTGTAGCGCATGCTCCAATCGTGTAGAAAGAGGTCTTTCAAAACTTGAAGGAGTTTCCACAGCAACAGTCAACTTTGCTAATGAGAAAGCGCATGTCAGTTACGATGAAACCAAATTAACGGCTTCTGATATGGCCTCTACAATTGAAAAACTTGGCTACGGGGTAGCTTATGAGACAACCGATCTCGCAATTCAAGGAATGACATGTGCAGCTTGTTCGACTCGCATTGAAAAAGGATTGAATAAACTGGAGGGCGTTTCATTTGCCACAGTCAATTTAGCACTGGAAACAGCTCAAGTGAAGTACAATCCTGCTGAATTGTCTGCAACAGACCTTGTTCAAAAAGTGAGCGCTTTAGGGTACAGTGCAACAATTCCTAATGAGGAAGAGCCAGTTGACCATCGTGTTGATGCGTACCGTCACAAAAAGAAATTATTCTATCTATCTGCACTTCTCTCCTTGCCTCTTCTTTGGACAATGGTCGGACACTTCTCCTTTACACAATGGATGTATGTGCCTGATTTGTTGATGAATCCTTATGTTCAATGGGCTCTTGCAACACCTGTTCAATTCTACGTTGGCGCGATGTTTTATAAAGGCGCGTACAATGCGCTTCGAAATGGCAGTGCCAATATGGATGTGCTTGTGGCACTCGGGACATCCGCGGCCTACTTCTACAGCGTCTACTTAACGCTTACAGGTGCCGGACATCATGAAGGGCTTTATTTCGAAACAAGTGCCGTACTGATCACATTGATCATACTCGGGAAAGTGTTTGAAGCACGTGCAAAAGGCCAATCTTCTGAAGCAATCAAAAAGTTGATGCAACTTCAACCAACAACTGCAACAGTCGAACGGAATGGTCAGTCACAAGAAATTTCAATTCATGATGTGGTTCAGGGCGACATTATCATCATTCGTCCTGGAGACCAGATTCCTGTCGATGGGAAAGTGATCTCAGGAACGTCTACTGTAAATGAATCTATGTTAACTGGTGAAAGTCTACCTGTCGAGAAAACTGAAGGTGCTATTCTCTACGCTGCAACACTTAACGATCACGGTTCCCTTCGCATGGAAGCAACAGGTATCGGGAAGCAAACGATGCTTTCGTCCATCATCCGCGTCGTCGAGCAAGCACAAGGTTCTAAAGCGCCAATCCAACGACTGGCCGACAAGATATCAGGAATCTTCGTGCCCGTCGTCGTCGGGATTGCTATCGTAACA
Protein-coding regions in this window:
- a CDS encoding metal-sensitive transcriptional regulator, producing MENLQPAPTMRKSHHSEDIKRNLTVRLNRIEGQIRGIKGMIERDTYCDDIITQISATQAALNSVANILLEGHLKSCVRNKMLAGDEEILDELLVTVQKLTKK
- a CDS encoding FtsW/RodA/SpoVE family cell cycle protein, translating into MNTNKQFTDRFDWVLGFLLLLFLIVSLMAISSAQTTGQYGMNFIPRQLFWYIVGMVIIAMTMFLEPEQYKKMAWIIYGIGLVPLIVLWILPDTLSFVEARNGAQSWFHLPGIGSIQPAEFMKTFYILGVARLIVKHHENYPLKTIKSDLLLLAKIGGLFIVPFVLIMQQSDLGTGLVFIAITAALVIVAGISWKIILPIVGSVAALGGSLIWMALNMQDFIVNTLGFSPYQLARIYSWLDPYSYASNEGLHLISSLNAIGSGEIFGKGYGGREVYVPENHTDFIFAVIGEEYGFIGASLVIVLYFVLIYHLTKITLQLKDPFSTYVAAGIIAMITFHVFENIGMTIQLLPITGIPLPFISYGGSSLMGNMLALGLIFSMKFHHKTYMFGNQDDD
- a CDS encoding heavy metal translocating P-type ATPase, giving the protein MKTTEIPITGMTCSACSNRVERGLSKLEGVSTATVNFANEKAHVSYDETKLTASDMASTIEKLGYGVAYETTDLAIQGMTCAACSTRIEKGLNKLEGVSFATVNLALETAQVKYNPAELSATDLVQKVSALGYSATIPNEEEPVDHRVDAYRHKKKLFYLSALLSLPLLWTMVGHFSFTQWMYVPDLLMNPYVQWALATPVQFYVGAMFYKGAYNALRNGSANMDVLVALGTSAAYFYSVYLTLTGAGHHEGLYFETSAVLITLIILGKVFEARAKGQSSEAIKKLMQLQPTTATVERNGQSQEISIHDVVQGDIIIIRPGDQIPVDGKVISGTSTVNESMLTGESLPVEKTEGAILYAATLNDHGSLRMEATGIGKQTMLSSIIRVVEQAQGSKAPIQRLADKISGIFVPVVVGIAIVTFVVWYFFLTNGNLETSLISTIAVLVIACPCALGLATPTSIMAGSGRAAELGILFKTAEAMEQTKHIDTIILDKTGTITKGVPELVHIETAPGFEEANVLALASSAEQGSEHPIARAITSAYSGVLQPAESFQALPGKGIQASVNGSSIVIGTRDLLAEKECTGSPSPHVNQWESEGKSVLYMAVDGQYAATFAVADTIKASSQKAIERLHAMGLQVIMLTGDQPATARAIADQVGIKDLVAGVLPTGKADVVKEWQLKGHKVAMVGDGINDAPALAAADIGIAMGTGSSVAMETADVTLMQGDLMSLPDTLEMSRLTVRNIKQNLFWAFAYNSLGIPIAAAGFLAPWLAGAAMAFSSVSVVLNALRLQRVKP
- a CDS encoding copper ion binding protein; amino-acid sequence: MQPIKLHVEGMTCGHCVKAVHDRVKSLAAVDEVDVHLETGEVDIEFDPEAIEIREIIAAIEDEGYKVKTF
- a CDS encoding Lmo0850 family protein; translation: MATEMDVKNLMSNLAKLGVKVTKTKSRLEMLKALASPAAPKPQHG